A single genomic interval of Shewanella halotolerans harbors:
- a CDS encoding AMP-dependent synthetase/ligase: MSLQQYHPISLMQAQSQQRGDAIALEGYGLSAPWQQISWRQFDEIGDQIAKALIASGFAAQDKVAILSQNCPQWTCADVGALKAKAVVVPIYPTSTLEQARYIIDDAQAKLIFVGDAEQYHMARELLALCPSLTQIVVFDAEVALAQEDTAVHFDSLLTQTHSPEVETELAHRLANLALDDLLTLIYTSGTTGDPKGVMLDYRNIASVVRQHDTILPFTPGDVSLAFLPLSHVFERGWSFYVLCRGGHNVYLKDPMTVKEAIVDIRPHTLCVVPRFLEKVYSAVQDKVNKAPDTRKKLFAWAMSVGERQFEVSQGRAKASWWLKIQWKLAHKLVYSKLQQVLGGRLKFMPCGGAALDQNVASFFHGIDIPVLCGYGMTETTATVTCNTLDNRVAGSNGKTLPEVEIKLGKDNEILVRGDTVMRGYYNRPQETADSFEDGWLKTGDAGQLDEQGNLFITDRIKELMKTSNGKYIAPQRVEGKVGCCPFIEQVAVIADAKNYVTALIVPAFESLEAWAEEKGLHYESPMELLRHSHVIEHFEQRLKHLQQELAGFEKIKKFTLLPEAFSMEAGLLTPTMKLRRKMIYHKYATEINAMYSK; encoded by the coding sequence TTGGAAGGCTATGGCTTATCGGCGCCTTGGCAGCAGATCAGTTGGCGACAATTCGACGAGATTGGTGACCAGATCGCTAAAGCGCTGATCGCTTCTGGCTTCGCGGCCCAAGACAAGGTGGCGATCCTGTCGCAAAACTGCCCCCAATGGACCTGTGCCGACGTCGGTGCCCTCAAGGCCAAGGCTGTGGTGGTGCCCATCTATCCCACCAGTACCCTGGAGCAGGCGCGCTACATCATAGACGATGCCCAGGCCAAGCTGATCTTCGTCGGCGATGCCGAGCAGTACCACATGGCCCGCGAACTGCTTGCACTCTGCCCCAGCCTGACCCAGATAGTGGTCTTCGATGCCGAGGTGGCGCTGGCGCAAGAGGATACAGCTGTTCATTTCGATAGCCTGCTGACGCAAACCCATTCGCCTGAGGTCGAGACCGAACTGGCTCACCGTCTGGCTAACCTGGCCCTGGACGATCTGCTGACCCTGATCTACACCTCGGGCACCACGGGTGACCCTAAAGGGGTGATGCTGGATTATCGTAATATCGCCTCTGTGGTCCGTCAGCACGATACTATATTACCCTTCACGCCTGGCGATGTGTCGCTGGCCTTCCTGCCGCTGAGCCATGTGTTCGAACGGGGCTGGAGTTTCTATGTGTTGTGCCGCGGCGGCCATAACGTCTACCTCAAAGATCCTATGACGGTGAAAGAGGCGATCGTCGATATTCGTCCTCATACCCTTTGTGTGGTGCCGCGCTTTCTGGAGAAGGTCTACAGCGCGGTGCAGGATAAGGTCAATAAGGCGCCCGATACCCGCAAGAAGCTGTTTGCTTGGGCTATGTCTGTGGGCGAGCGTCAGTTCGAGGTCAGTCAGGGGCGTGCTAAGGCTTCCTGGTGGCTCAAGATCCAGTGGAAACTGGCCCATAAGCTGGTGTACAGCAAGCTGCAGCAGGTGCTGGGTGGCAGGCTTAAGTTTATGCCTTGCGGCGGCGCGGCGCTGGATCAGAACGTGGCCAGCTTCTTCCATGGCATAGATATTCCCGTGCTCTGTGGCTACGGCATGACGGAGACCACGGCGACCGTGACCTGTAATACCCTGGATAACCGTGTCGCCGGCTCTAACGGCAAGACGCTGCCGGAAGTCGAGATCAAGCTGGGTAAAGACAACGAGATCCTGGTGCGCGGCGATACCGTGATGCGCGGCTACTACAACCGCCCTCAAGAGACCGCCGACAGCTTCGAAGATGGCTGGTTGAAAACGGGCGACGCCGGTCAATTAGACGAGCAGGGCAACCTGTTTATCACAGACAGAATCAAAGAGTTGATGAAGACATCAAACGGCAAATACATTGCGCCGCAGCGGGTCGAGGGTAAGGTAGGTTGCTGCCCCTTCATCGAGCAGGTGGCGGTGATTGCCGATGCGAAAAACTATGTGACCGCGCTTATCGTACCGGCGTTCGAGTCGTTAGAGGCTTGGGCCGAGGAGAAGGGGCTGCATTACGAGTCGCCCATGGAACTACTGCGCCACAGCCATGTGATCGAGCACTTCGAGCAGCGCCTCAAGCATCTGCAGCAGGAGCTGGCAGGCTTCGAGAAGATCAAGAAGTTTACCCTGCTGCCCGAGGCATTTTCCATGGAGGCTGGCCTGCTGACGCCGACCATGAAGCTAAGGCGTAAGATGATCTACCATAAGTACGCCACAGAAATTAATGCTATGTATTCGAAATAG